The genomic stretch caatgaaaaattgttattatcacatagtagtttgttttataaatgtgactaaataaaatgtagaataggctatgtttatagttttattgactatacaaattattattcatactaaatcttcttattttaaatcagatattttttattagttagttATAGGGAACCGCCATTACTTTTGACCTTAGCAAAATTTAAATCACATTGTTAAGCACTTTGattcaatgtattttataactgatcaaacttttagaatttaatattgcaTTCAtctaactatttaatatattttaatgctcaTCTAAATTAACTGATTACTCATTACTGAGCAGCATAGTTTTGATTATCTAACttttggaaaaaatgtatttatcttttttagCTAAACTATAATGAAGCATAATGCAAAAATAACTTGTAGTCATTagtaactatacaaatatatgtaGTATTAATGTGGTATATTTAATGCAATCGTCACTGCGGAGGGGCTGCATGTCCACAGCATTGCGGGTATGGCTTGGTAGAGTCCTCAGGCACAAAGGTCCAACCCTCAGGCAAGCCAACGAAACCACATCtggaaattaaatttctgaaataaaatactaaatcttCACTGGATTTTCATCATCATCAATCTGTACTTaattaacaaacataaacaatatgaGCCTAGTCTTTAGCCTACTTAAATGCTATAAGCAAACTAATATTAAAAGCTGACTTTCTGTGTTGCACTcgttattatttcattgtaaactTGCATCTTACattgcaattttattatatttttatttttatgagacGATAAGCTTTAAATTCTAAACATGTAATAACCGTAcgattatgataatatttttaatacatttaatattaaatttacactttaatGTCAATTCTAGTAtctgattgttttatattttcacaaatcatactaaatatttgttttgttgtgaCACATAAATAATGTGGTAACTATTTCAATGTACTTAGAATCATTAAACCGATATTAAGCATATACAGTATCTATAGATAAATTAACGATTTGTTTGAGAATACATAGAGGGCGTAAATTAACTATATAATGAGATCGGTCGCTACCAAGATAGTTTTTTTAGTAGAGGCTGCAATGGAAGGTGATGGATTTCTAAATCAACATGTTATAGATGTTCTAATACAATGAGGAAATTCTGACGAACGAACGGTACATAGGACGCGTTATAACATGTTAGCTACCTGTATATAAACACATCTGCTTTTCTCTTTGCTTTTGTTTTTACTCTTCGCAGTCTGCCTAATATTGACTTAACTAAATTTCCTGAACAAATATACTTGCTCTGCTATTAACTTCGACATTTGGCtaagttgaaatttattaataaaggtTTACAGGAAGAGTGAGAAAAACTTGATACACCAGAGTAAATTTTTTGCCCAAGAGAGTCTATGTCGCGTCAATTACAGATGTTCGTCACCGCTTGAATGAGGTGAATGGTGTGAGAATGAGTCAAagaatgcatattaattatagGAACGGAGTTGCTTGTGAGAAAGGCGTGATAATTTGAGAAGATCAATTATCATGTCATAACTCATAGGCCATAACTTTTTCGATACTGCCCAGCTATGGATCCATCGTCTAGGTTCAGTTGAATTGTGATGGGTCTGTGTGTGATAATATGTTTCTCTTGCCTACTCCTGGTTAGCCAAAGTGTCACAGGTTATGCGTGGAAAATGTCCTTATCTATGCCATGACATTCATGTGGTAATTCTTACGCCTGGTGGTTGCATCCTACTAGTAGCGgcaaaatacagtaaaaatccACCATTAAGGCTGCCTATTTTTGGAAAATTCAATATTCAgcaaaataaatttcatgttacaggcgtttataattatattacgaAAAGTTTTTGAGAcgcttttatgtatttttctatgttgagaaaaataaatactagatCCATGGGGacttaatggttttaaaatattgctcattataattttatgacataAAGAGTATACGAGTAAAGAAATATACATCATCACTAAGCATCCTTGTTTTATTCTCTTAGTTTCCTTGAAATATACTTACGCAGCTCGTGTCCATTCATCGTTACCCTTGCAGACATTTAAGGAGCAGGACCCTGGAATGTCGTACTGTTCTCcaactttaaaactttttccaTCGGAAACGCAGCCAGAACCTGCAAAAAATTACTCCACTAGTATATAGAATATCATTTGAACgcaaaaatattgaatacaaggaaaactaataattataaatttttggatAAACTCAACTTTATAATACGTCAATACGTACCGTGCAATGTCCCATTTAAGTGACCGTCTATTTATACTATATCAATATAGAGgactaatattgaaattataactCTCTTTGTTAGTGGAAATCCAAACATACTATACAGTCCCATGTGATACCACTCGTTGACTGACTaaggtataataattataaaatacttctagaagtgctagaaacttggaGTTTCGAACGCATATGGTGTCCGAAGAGGGATTGGTTTATAATTTCAAAAccctaaatattctaaattacgGTCCCATTTTCACCTTTGTAGGCCAATATTTAAAGTTCGATAGTGGCTTAACTATCGTTCCTAGCTTGAATCTGAAAAGGAATGAAGTAATGTACGAACGGGAAATTTGTTATTTTGCCTTGTGTCTTATGTTCAAACCATAAAAcgatagtatattttaaattccactaatattgaaattaaaaactgtgaTCGAAATTGAGCTAATTGAGCACTTTCAATTTAATcgattattattcttttaagtaTTTCCTGGGCAGCTAATCTGCAAAGTTCCAATAGTAAGCTTTATCACACATTTAACAAAAGGGGCTTAAGAACAAGCTGAGCTGATTGCGACATCATTAGTTAAGTGAAAACACAGTTGATTAAGTATTTACACATCTTAAGaaatactacacaaataaaaGTATGTGGCTAAGCACTAATCTCCAGAAAGTCTAAGGGAACTCAGATAATTCTTTTTGTCCAAAATTGATTACATTCTagaaagtttttaacatttttaaacagaaaaatttaatcttttcccgggaaaatgtataattttgaaaaataattataatatatacgcaaattgttttaaaattaagtgacACTAAACTCTGTAGACGCTTAGAGCTGAATTTCACTATGaagctgaaacatttgtttacatttacatttttgaaataattaaatatactgtgCTTGTTCAGCAGtttaatgcagattgcaaagacaatGTTAGTATCTAATATATGCCACATACTCACCCACTGAACATGTAAACAATCTAGTgcattgaaaatactatttaaacgcttttataaaacccaaccttaatgaacaaagctttGAATGTTTACAGGTAGGTTGTTGGAAACTGGCTCCCTTGACCTTGGTATGATATTTTATCTAGAGCTTAAGGAAAAACAAAAGGATGCGAAACTCATTCCATTAAACTTGAAGGGGATTGAAGTTATTGCTTTTGATctaagtagtctttttaagcttacgtATGTTATTAGTATGTCTTAATGTATGTCTTAAGTATGTATGCATCTATATTCTTGACCAATGTTAAATCGGAACTTATGATAGGATTAGAAGTATCGTATAGCAGAAGtaggtgtttttatttaagttagtttccaaatctggatattaatttattttcttagacAACGAAACAACATAAACTCAATTTTGGAACCGTAGaatagtacctgaagatgaattcctagaatttgaaatgtaattctttcttttaataataaaagaaagatcaaaaagttttaaaaaggtttattattatatatatttatcaaacgcttttcgaggctacatctcttatattttttaacatataggtttattgaaattcaagttatattagtttttatttacaaagtttccTGTTTAGATAGCTTAGTTGATTTTCAATAGACCCTACAAATTATTGACCTTTACatcatttatattgttacatataaatatgaactaatattttactttggaaGTAATAATAACTATATCTTCAAAGCTAGACATATGAAACGTGAAGTATCATTGAGAAACGTCCTACTCACGTGTTTAAAACTCTCTCATACAACATAAAGTATTGACCAAAGTTCAgcagataatattaaaaaaatataattcagtcaCTTGCACTCTCTGACTATACTAATCTGTTAAAAAAAGAAAGTGACAAACTATCACAGTTTAAAgcttataacacattttttattttattatactagttaaaatattaagtaactgTCATTCACTTTTAAGATGATACCTTTAGTATCCTTGACTTATCAGCTTAgttcatgcaaggttttataacGTTATCTTTATTCTATTCGAAGCAGGATCATAGACGTTTCACACCACTCTGAGCGTATGTTTGCCTTAATTGCCCACAACAAGATGTCAGACTTGGCTTCAGCTAATGTAATAATAGCCTAGCCTATCTATTGGTCTTGGGTAGTCTCTGATTGTCCATtcaaccatttatttttattcattacctaaacattgctataaaattcaatttgaggaacaaaattttgaacactATCTAACGTActctaaattttatttagctTCATTTGATATTGCAGAATAGCCTATTTACAGTTACTAAAAGAATAAAAACGAAGCGGCCGAGAAATAACATGACTTAACGAACCATTCACTCCGTGACTGTAATTTGGGGAAAAACGAGCACCGCCAGCCTATGATCATTACTAATTTACAAAGCAATGCTTCAGACACGTCTATATGTCCGTCCGTGAGATAAATCTTTTGTTACATTGAGCCGGGTCCATTCAAACGCCGTTGTGtcgatttatttatataaaattgaatactgTAACAgctattgattaaattatatactaataacatttttaaacgaacgtataaataatattaataaagattgAGTAACAAAAACTACTTGCTCCACACTGTCTTGaacgttttgttaaaaataactttattaaaattaaaaatgttaccaaTGTGCATTATCAACGTACAAAGAATGTACAAAGAGAGGGATGGATAGATTAAgtatttcattgttaaaatgaatttttgaatttttatttaaatgtattaatatttgatATCAAGTGCAACTATACTggattttttatttgtctttcttttttataggcgccattttgttaatattaaagcatgTCTGAATtttggtatctgtagctttactagttctagagatattagtttttatacaacATACGAAATGCCACCTAGTGGCTAAACGAGACAGTTCTTGaccttatttttatttgaaatgggTTGTAaatacacacacaacacacaaacacacacacacacacatacaaatatatatatatatatatatatatatatatatatatatatatatatatatatatatataatgtaacatatatgTTAGGTTAAAAACATTCTTTGTAGATTTATCATGCacattggtaaatatattttgtatatatatatatatataaatattttgaataccaGGGAgtgaaaatatataatcaaatagGCTACTACATACAGATTTCTAATACTTTTGCTCAGATTCAAAAAGAAAGTAAAGATAATTGTGCTCAACGCATGCCTATATCAAGTTAAAAGTGTATGATGAGGCCTTGGTACTTTAAATAGGTAAAAGAAAGATTAACACATACTATGTTGTAGTTTAATAATAACTACATGTAAATGATAAATAACTTATTTCGTAATGACATTAAAAGCCCAGTATTCAAAACTTTTCTAGGccaaatgtatacaatatttataaagctCAGCTCTTACCAGCAGCTTCCAGTACGATGAGCTGAGAGCACATAGTGAAGAAGAGCGCGGCGAAGAGACGCATCTTTGCAGACTGAACTCTGGAAGATGAGTGAACCGAATTCTCGACTGCAGCGACTTCAAGGTCTGACCACTTGATTATGATAATTTATGACGGCGACCTTGGACGCTGAATAGGAGGACGAGAAGAAAATAATGAGGAGTGTCTATACcaggaaatttaaataaatgactcAACAGAATATATTAATACTATCAACAAAACAAAGGAGTGCGTACAAGACTAAATGACCCGGAACTACGTATTAGAAGCACAATATgtccatcaataaaaaaattaagattaggATATTCTGTGAAAAAATAAGTTGTGAAAGGGCAATATTGATATAGTGCAAAACTGAGATATctaaatgaaagattttttttataatcggTTTCACAGCGTATGTGGTCGCCTTCCGATTCCCAACTTCCACTCTATCCTATCATTCCAATCACCAGGTCCTAAGTTCCGTTCCGACATTGCCTTCGATATCCCCTGCTTCCATGTTTCTCTAGGGCGCCCCCTCTTTCGTCGTTCTATTGGTAGCCATTCCATAAGAATTTTTGGCAGACGTTCCTCATCCATTCGGTTTACGTGGCCGAACCATACTAACTGTCTCTGTCTAATTGCTTCAACAATAGTTTCTTCTCGGTTTCATCGTACTTCTTATCTCCTCATTTCGCACTCTGTCTAATTTCGATTTCAGGCAGCTCTTCTCAGGAAATCCATTTCGGTGgacaatagtttattttccatttttctggAGATTTGCCACGTTTTCACTACCGTAGGTCAAAGTGCTTTTGACAATCGTGTCGTAAATATGCATTTTCGATCTGTTTCTTACATCTTTCTGCCATAGGATGGAGTTAAGTGTTCCGTAATTCTTCGTGCTCCGACTATCCTGTCATTGATCATTTTTTCACACTTGCCATCTTGAGTGATTCTCGTGCCCAAGTATATGTACTCTTCACACCCACTAATTTTTTCTCCAGAGTTCAGTTGTAGGTCTTGTATTTGTCCTCCTATACATAAGTATttggttttctttatatttactgCTAGTCCCCACTTTTTATATTCCTCCAGCAACTTCCTCGTCATATACTCTAAATCTTCAGGGTCTTGAGCGAGTATCACTTGGTCGTCGGCATAATGCAGTGTATATAGCGTTCGATCACCCACGGAAATTCCCATTCCACTGCATTTCCGTCTCCATTGTGCTAATGCAGCATCGACGTATATGTTGAACAGTATTGGTGACATGCAGCAACCTTGTCGGAGTCCTTTGCTGACTGTAAAAATGGAAGTTAGACTATTACCGATTTTCACTTGTGCAGTATTGTTAGTGTACATTTCTTTGACGGTTTTTATAATTGGTATACCGATCTGTGATTCGTCTAGTACCTTAAAAAGGGTTTTGATTGGCACATTGTCATACGCTTTTGTTAAGTCTACGAATAGTAGATCAGTACTTCTTCCCGTGGCTAATCTTTTTACGGCTATTTGCATCAGGCAGAAAATATTATCGACCGTTTATCTGCCTGCTCGAAAACCGGCTTGCTCTTCTAGTTGATACGGAGAGTAATCATGGGTTATCAGCGATGTTATTATTCGCCCATACAATCTGCATAGTGTGCTGTTAACAGAGAGTCCCCTGTAATTTTCGCAGTAATTTTTTGGCCCTTTTTTATGTAGTGGTATTATCCAGCTATGCTTCCATTCCTTTGGTGTTTTGTGTTCGTCCAGGCACTTTTTAAAGAGTATTGTAATCATGATTTGTAGTTCTCTGGGTCCGTATTTGATTAATTCGGCCGGAATATTGCCAGGACCAGCTGCTTTTCTATTTTTTAGCTGTTTAATCGCCTTCGTAACTGTTGTTTCATCAAGTGCTACTTGTTCTCTCCCAATACTGTATAAATATCTTCCTTCTCTGGTTGGCTTATGAATTCTGCTCGATTTTCACTTAGCATCTCTTGGAAGTATTGTTTCCATCTTCTTTTCTTTATTAGATTGGGTGTTAAGTTGGAGTTTGTCTGTTTCCTCATATTCTTTAGGAGCCTCCAAGATTCTGTCGATTTTATTCCTCCTAGGTATCCAATTCTTTACATTTCCTTTCCAAATGGAAGattgtaacataatttaaaaattagcattttattctAATAACGCTATTTATGATTATTCAGCAATACGtatcaatgtatatttttatagtttttttattacggACTGAGCGTCTCGCAAAGCCTCTCCCGCAATTACTTGATGGCAAAAATAAAACCGCTAAAATTTTCAATTCACAGATAAAATATGCAATAGCTTAAACggtttgattttgattttattatgaGTGGAGAGATAggattaaacttttatttactattataaaaactttgaGAATACGTATTAAAACTTGATTGGAAAACTTCAGTTAAAATCGTGTtcattattagatttttatttaactcTAAAAATGAGGTACAAAACTGTTTTCCTTTTGAGAGCCTAGTTTTTGGTTCGCTGTATATTCTTGGTTATACATCTCAGGCATTTTTACATCCAAACAcagatgttactttgaaacagGAAACAATATCAAATTTAGCATATTTCCTAACAATTGACTGATAATAGTTGTAAGACACCGTGActagttttaatttcaaactttataCGTATATAATTCTATAtgtgacaaaatattataatgaataaaggAGAGAGATATATTTGCTTTATAATATATCTTGTGCTATTTTCCTAATAAACTATAAGGTAATATTTGTTTGACTAATTTATGGACActtcgtatataaatataatagtaaaccaTTAGCTGATACGATACTGCATCATCTAAATTCCGGAAATAACTGGAGGTAACCAGGCATATGCGTGGTTTATGAAGCACGACAGGAGATGAGCAGGAGATGTAGGAACAGGTAGGCTTAAGGCATTACGCAATTACCGACAAAGTCGGTCCATTAGCAGATGTTGGCCAACATTGGGTGGTTAATGAGCAAATACCACTTTCTCATGGTTCACCTATTCACACTCATATGAGTACATATGTGCACACTGAATCACCATCCGGGTATATTACTAATCGACCCAA from Homalodisca vitripennis isolate AUS2020 chromosome 2, UT_GWSS_2.1, whole genome shotgun sequence encodes the following:
- the LOC124355579 gene encoding uncharacterized protein LOC124355579, which encodes MSPILFNIYVDAALAQWRRKCSGMGISVGDRTLYTLHYADDQVILAQDPEDLEYMTRKLLEEYKKWGLAVNIKKTKYLCIGGQIQDLQLNSGEKISGCEEYIYLGTRITQDGKCEKMINDRIVGARRITEHLTPSYGRKM